A single region of the Hippopotamus amphibius kiboko isolate mHipAmp2 chromosome 6, mHipAmp2.hap2, whole genome shotgun sequence genome encodes:
- the NUS1 gene encoding dehydrodolichyl diphosphate synthase complex subunit NUS1, with the protein MTGLYELVWRVLHALLCLHRTLTSWLRVRFGTWTWIWRRCCRAASAAVLAPLGFTLREPPAAGRNRRHHRHPPGGPTPASAHRRLRWRADGRSLEKLPAHMGLVITEEEQEPSFSDIASLVVWCMAVGISYISVYDHQGIFKRNNSRLMDEILKQQQELLGLDCSKYSPEFANSNDKDDQVLNCQSAVKVLSPEDGKADIVRAAQDFCQLVAQQQKKSTDLDVDMLDSLLSSNGFPDPDLVLKFGPVDSTLGFLPWHIRLTEIVSLPSHLNISYEDFFSALRQYAACEQRLGK; encoded by the exons ATGACGGGGCTGTACGAGCTGGTGTGGCGGGTGCTGCACGCGCTGCTCTGCCTGCACCGCACGCTCACCTCCTGGCTCCGCGTTCGGTTCGGCACCTGGACCTGGATCTGGCGGCGCTGTTGTCGCGCCGCCTCCGCCGCGGTCCTAGCGCCGCTCGGCTTCACGCTCCGCGAGCCCCCGGCTGCCGGCAGGAACCGCCGTCACCACCGGCATCCGCCCGGGGGGCCGACCCCGGCCTCCGCCCACCGGCGGCTACGCTGGCGCGCGGACGGCCGTTCCCTGGAGAAGCTGCCTGCGCATATGGGCCTGGTGATCACCGAGGAGGAGCAGGAACCCAGCTTCTCGGACATCGCAAGCCTCGTGGTGTGGTGTATGGCTGTGGGCATTTCGTACATTAGCGTCTACGACCATCAAG gtattttcaaaagaaataattccAGATTGatggatgaaattttaaaacaacagcagGAACTTCTGGGCTTAGATTGTTCCAAATACTCACCAGAGTTTGCAAATAGTAATGACAAAGATGATCAAG ttTTAAATTGCCAATCGGCAGTGAAGGTGCTGTCCCCAGAAGATGGAAAAGCAGATATTGTGAGAGCTGCTCAAGACTTTTGCCAGTTAGTAGCCCAGCAGCAAAAGAAATCCACAGATTTGGATGTAGATATGTTAGACAGTTTACTTA gtTCAAATGGTTTCCCTGATCCTGATTTAGTATTGAAGTTTGGTCCTGTGGACAGCACACTAGGCTTTCTTCCCTGGCACATCAGGTTGACTGAGATTGT ctctttgcCTTCCCACCTAAACATCAGTTATGAGGACTTTTTCTCTGCCCTTCGTCAATATGCAGCCTGTGAACAGCGTCTGGGAAAGTAA